aagagaaagagaggagaAAATTAGTTCAAACAATTTTTTACGAATAGGGACTTGGAAAATAGATGCAGATGAGACTTGAGAGCTGGCATTAAATTGGCGGACTAGTTAAAGAAGCCGATAATAAACATGAAACGTAAGAGAAATTATAATAATTGTGAAGATTGTGAAAATTATGAAGATTAGAAGTTTAGAACAAAATAGATCTTTTAGTTGTAGTGGTTCGTTAATAACTAGTGTTTGGATGGAAGATCAAAGAAAAGAAGATCTTTGTCTATTGTTTAGAATTTGATGCTGTCTTCGATTTTAAAATCAGCtcgggggtggggtgggggaatcaattttacacattttttaaaataaggcTAAAGAATAAAATATGGTAATTGCGAAGGTAGTGTCTCATCAATTATTTCGCTTGCATAAACTGTACTCTTTCCATGACGTAGTGTGATTGAGTATTGAATTTAAAAAAACAAAGAATATTTTTTGGAATTATTATTTTACATGTGTATCATAACATTTATTTGACTAgcacttttgaaacttgataagaCATGATCATTGGGCCTAATTCAACACTAAGAATTAGCTCAAAATGTAAAGATTTCTCAAGATTAAATGAGGAGACAACATCTCATTTAGCACACCTATATGAAACACTTAAGATTCCCATGCACATGGATATTTGAAACATGGACAATATAATATGGGAGCCAAAATGAGTATACCAAGAATAAGATCTAGTCTAGATTATATATCATATTGAAATTCGTGACCATTTCATCTAAAAATTAAATTAGTTATAGAGAACATACTTTTATTTGCTTAATTATTATGTCGATGAGACTCGAACCCAAGATTTTTACAAACTCTATCACCATGTTAAGAGATACACCTCAGGCCTAACTACTCATTTCCTTTACCGACGTTTGTTGACCATCTCATATAAAAGTTTAAGCTTTTAGAAAGATAAAGTTTTAATTTACTGAATTATTATGTGTTTTACGAAACTTGTAATCTTAAATATATGCCATaacatttgtgtggttataaaaaaTTGTCATTAAAGGTAAAACAAAATGTTCATCATAAAATTATATTAATTTTTAGTAAAATTATTTTTTCATAACAgactaataaaaaaaataatgcaaTCTTTTCTAGAACGAAGGAAGTATAAGTTTCTTTGTCACTTCACACAAGAGGTGTAGGAAATATTGTCGAGACAGAGTACCCGATACGGTATAATATGAGGGTACAAAATGTATTTTTGCGGGGTGTTTACACTTTACCTCAAACTACATTAATTTACTATGGTTATAAAATTTAATGAGATAATAATATATATTGATTAATTATAATTGAATTGAAAATTATAATTAAATTAGAGAAATTTATATGTAAAGTGTAAACACATCTATTCATCTATTTGTTTGACACGAATTAAATTACCATAATTGGAGTGGGATCTAATTAGCCCATTTCGGAAAGTTTGGACAAGGTCCCGTCGTATCAGCGAAGCTCCCGACGATTCTTGGAAATTTTCTCGTCAGCACGCATTCGGCAATTCAAACAAAAGGTACAGAAATTAATTTCGTCCTGAAAGACACATAGAGTGAGTGACAAAGGTGCTTATAAGGTTCCTAGATTGGttaaaaatataattaagtaaGTAAAAATATTTATATCTAACCATTTTAATTTTTAGATGGTATGATCACACAATTCATATATTCGACTCatgaaaataataagaaaatTGATCTTGAGTCTAACTAGACTCTAAAATCTAGTTTAAAAGGGTTAAAATTGCTTCAGACTATATAAAGAGAAAAAAGTTAAGTCCACCCGATGTTGGACCCAACTCCACCTTCCACGTTTAGGATAGGACTTTAGAGCGTGAACAATATAAGACGCGGCCCAACATCAGGTAATTCATGAAAATGGGAATTGATATACCATAATAAGAAAGGAGTATTGACATGTACATACAACCTCAAGAAAGAATTTACGTGTTTTTAACCAAATATTTTTTAGTATTTTAAGCCTAAAAAATGACATTCAATAGTTTTCTCATTAAATTTCTCCATTTTTTCCTCTTTCATTCGATCCGTATGTATCTCTCTCCTCCATTTCTCTCTCTCTTCATCCTATCTCCTAAAATTTGTCCTCTATTTTTCCCTCTCTTTCATTCTATCTCCTTAAATCTCTCTAATTAAAATCGATATTCTATTAAAATATATCTTATATATTTTTATGCAGTATTGAATGATAATGGTTACCAATTTCAGCTCAAAATATGTGTCTATGTGATATAAATTGTATGTATATTAGCATAATCACTACTTCATATTAAATTAATAGAAATTAGTGACGGACAAATTCAATAACTAAACATGATTAGACGTCCAGCTTTGacaaatttaacggaaaagaggTATATTTGAACCACTTTGCTAACAGCAAGGGTATTTTTGGTAAAGTATAATGAATGGTAAAATTAATCTTTTTGTATAGTAGAGGGTACCTTTCCTGATATCCAATtattggaaaagaaagaattgtCATGTCTTATTTGGAAAATCAATAATCGCAAGATTAGAAAAGAAATTTAACCGATTTTATGAATTTAGGTAACACATCTAATTTTCTTTTTAGATAATTCGATAGGATAGATTCTGTGAGGTGATGAAACAAACTTCTCTAAACAAAAAGACATCTCTATCGCAGGGCATATGTTTCACATACAGAAAAAGAGTGATTTGATATATTTGTCACATATATACTTTGGAAAAAATGCCCCATGGTGGTGGCATTTTCTTTATCCACGTACTGTGCATTCTACAGAATCAAATACAAAATAACAAAAATTAGGCAAGACAATGCCCACCTTCCTAATTCGTTTTCTACTGCTTATAGAGACAGCTTATCCTTCAACTGTTACCAAAGGAGACAACAACGATGAATCTTTCAGGTGAAAAAAtatgagtccggagccaaaatggcttgtTTTTGGAGCTAATAGCCCAAAATAGGATgcgttttttttttataccaaaatgggtatttcgttggttatccaacgaaatacccacaatcAACACTGTTCTGCTCCGGAattatttgttgcatttcgctacacttgtagcgaaatgtaacaatttttttttttttttttgcatttcgttggtatatgaacgaaataggattttttttttttgtatttcgtttattaaaaaacgaaatatgaatttttttttttatttcgttcatataaaaacgaaataggataattttttttttgtatttcgtttataaaaaaatgaaataattttttttatttcgtttatataaaaatgaaataggaatatatatatatatatataaatatatatatttgtatttcattcatataccaatgaaataggataaaaaacaattgtatttcatttatataaaaacgaaataggaatttttttttcgtttatataccaacgaaatgttttgttccatttcgCAGGTATATAACGAAAACCCCCCTTTTTTTACCGTTTTTCTGCTCTCCATATCGCtatggttttaattttatttttttgttcatttctgtTGGTTCAATTAGTTTCAGACATGGAGAGCAGAAAAACGGTAAAAaaaaacgggggggggggggggggggggggggggttcgttatatacctgcgaaatggaacaaaacatttcgttggtatataaacgaaaaaaaacattattttccaatttcgtttttatataaatgaaatacaaaaaaaaaatatttatcctatttcattggtatatgaatgaaatacaatatatatatatatatatatatatatatatatatatatatatatatatatatatatatattcctatttcgtttttatataaacgaaataaaaaaaaatattttcctatttcgtttttatataaacgaaatacaaaaataaaaaaataaaaatttatcctatttcgttcatataccaacgaaatacaaaaaaaaaaaattatattttcctatttcgtttttatataaacgaaataaaaaaaatatttatttcgtttttttataaacgaaatacaaaaaaaaaattatcctatttcgttcatataccaacgaaatacaaaaaaaaaaaaatatattttcctatttcgtttttatatgaacgaaataaaaaaaaaatcatatttcgttttttaataaacgaaatacaaaaaaaaaatcctatttcgttcatatactaacgaaatgcaaaaaaaaaaaaaatatttgttacatttcgctacaagtgtagcgaaatgtaacaaataattCCGGACCGGAACAGTGTTgattgtgggtatttcgttggataaccaacgaaatacccattttggtataaaaaaaaacgCACCCTATTTTGGGCTATTAGCTCAAAAAACAAGCTATTTTGACTCCGGGCTCGAAAAAATATGCtattttcttgattcatttgtAGCCGTGAACTTATTTTTTCAATTAAcagttttttattttgtttttttgtgtTGAGTGATGTCTCCCAAGAATTTCCAATTATTTCAGCTATTATTAGTAGAAAACAAGTACTAAACTCGTTATAGATAGTTCCAATAATAGATTCTGATTTTCGTTGATAATAAGGGCTAGCTGACAGCAGTATAAAATTTGCGGGGTGTTGTGTCATTAACGTGACATTATCCAAATGCCCGTGTATTTAAAGAAGTGGCTTACATTAAGCACTGCATTAGGTAATGGTCTTCTCAATGGTCTTCTCAACTTTTCTACATCATTTTCTGGTAGCAATTAGTGAGCAACTCAACATGCATATTCTAATACAGAAGGCATTAGAAAAGTGAAAGTTACGTTGGTGGTGCTATTTTGATTAGGGCCGTTAAATGGACGGATTGTCCTGAATTTGGACGAATTAAGATGAGATGAGTTAAAAAATGGGCAGATCATTAGTTCGTCCAAACTTCAGCAAGTTTTGGCGGGTCATATTTTCATTGGCGCCCCTAACTATGATCATGAAAAAATGCTATGTAGGCGGTGCTATTGTGATTAGGGGGGTCAAATAGGCGGATTATACTGAATTTGATTTAGTTAAGATGGGTTAAGTTAATAAATAGGTGAATCATTAACCCGCAGGGTGGGGTGAGTCATATTTTTACTGCCATCCCTAATTGCGATTGTGAAATTTGGATCCGTCTCCTCCCATTATAGTTTCTCTTTATTTTTTCAAGTACCCATTTGGACAGGTGACAAACTGACAACTGTGTcctatttaaaattttaaagatCTAGATTATATTCATTTAATAAAAACTCCAACTATAAAGCAATAGATTTTGAAAAGACAATTACAACTTTGGCGAGAAAAATCTGATGCTAAACAATGGATTAAATGTATGGAAGAGTCATTGGCTATCAAACAAAGGTATGAAGAGTCATATATAAATTCTATTCTTTTACTGTTTCCACATCCAACACTTTTATTAGAGGCTTTGTGTATAgaacaatttttatttatttattacgtTTGCTCTAACATGAATTTTATGTCACTAGTAACTTCATACAAGGAGTTAATTCCTtagtaattttgcattttttactTAAATAAAGAAACCCCGAAATGTTGGACGTATCTTTTGAATTCAATAGAATCAGAATACAATATAATTGTCTTTAAACATATTTGACAATATAAGAAAAGATCCTGGCattcgaaaaagaaaaaaaagaacctCATTCACATCACTTTCTACATAGAAGTTATCCTAAATAGTCAGAATACTTATGCATTTGTATACTACTAGAGTAATGTCGTTTTGTTTTTATCAACGATTTAAATAGTCTAGTATAACATTCCTAATTTAAAATCTTGTATGATTGAGTTGAATTATTTCTGGAATTTTAAACTTTCAAACAAGGTATGATTAATTTATTTTACAGGAATTCCAATAATTTCCTTACCGAAGCTAGAGATTTGGAGTTTTACTGAAACTTAGAAATTTAACCAAGATTCTCATTTATTTTGAAggaattccattttttttttaaaccaaagtTACAGATACTTTCCTAAAATTTATTTCTTGACTATGGTTAGAATGTTCGGTAAATTATTTTATTCTAAACTTTTTTAATTTAGATGGAACAAGTGTCACTATTCCAAATATAATAAGTACTTTTGAAATGGATAGAAATTGTACTAGAGAGGAACCGACCCATGAAGTTCTTAGAAATCTTTATTATTGTATATTAGTCATGAATTAAAGATCTACCACATTTGAATTAGCTGATGCTGACGCGATGAGGTTACTCATCAatcaaaagaatgatatattaaATTAATAAATATTCAACACTTATATATCCTCCTTTGAagtatttttaatattttatcctTAACATTCTAATTCTCAAAATAcccttttcaaaataaaattctTAATTTTCTCTTCACTATGTATATGTTGTTTCtcattttctttaaaatgatACTTTTGATTTAATTTCTTTTTGTAAATGTTTGAAGGATATTTCAGTCGCTTTAGGAAAAAGAGCAATTCATAACCACTTTTTTACCACACACATGAAAAACCTATTAGTGTAATGTTTTAACACTTCTATCCAAACAcgtaattatttatttataaaataactttgaCACTTAAAATATTTTTCAACATTTAAAACTTATCAATATTTTATAATGAGTTAATCCAAACgggttcatatatatatatatatatttaacgaGTTTTAACTATCAATGCAGGAAATCTTCAAGTGTGACTTGTATGAATTACTCAAtgcgatgaaaaaaaaaaactactcaaTGCGGACGCGATCAGGTCACACTCATCAATCAAAATATTGCTATCAAACAGTAATAAATCCAAACACTTGTATCAGAGAATAGATTAACTGTACAAAATGACCTTGAGGATGGTGAATGCGATGATTACAATTTAAAGTGTTTTCACTTAATAGTTCAATACGTGAAATGAAGCCCATAGGCGGTAAGCGTATAATTGCACGTTTTGGTTCTTTTATAAAGGAGCTTTTTGATATGTTTTAGAATTTCAGATTTGACGCTTTGACTTTTGGACTCTCCCACAGAAACTTCTCTTTTTGGATGTAAAGGTAAGTCACCCCACTCACATGGTCTGTTTCTTGACTTATCATAAATTATCTCCTCCTCCTTAAAGCCTTAAAGCGATAATACAAATAGATCAAAAGATTCCCACAATTACTTGGACCCATCCTTCTTCATGCATTCATGATTAGGGTTTGTTGTCTTCcccttttcacttttttttcccctctcgttaatgatatatatatatataataatttgcatattttatattttccATATAACTAAATGCTCTCTATATACTCCCTATTCTCACTCTTTTTTATTTTAACCGTCTTGTATTTGAAATTCACTAATCCGCCTAGCTCAAATTAGTATCTTTTAGGGCTCATTTAATTAAGAAGAAAGCATTCTATATTAAGAATTCCGGGACTTGAACTTGAGACTTCTAGTTAATGGTGGAAGGATCCCATCTAGGGATGACAAAATTAGTTCATGAAAACATGCCCGCCCATTCCGCTCAAGTTGGTGGCTCTTCACCTGTTGCTCATTTATTTACTCAACCCATTTAGATCTGTCCAACTCAACCATCTAAGAATTTGGCTGATATGTAGTCTAAATTGATTCATGAGGAACTTTAATTTATCAGAATATTTTTTAAGATACTTTTTTGTTTGACATGttacatataataataataataataataataataataataataataataataataaatattagGTATTATATATGACTCATTGTTTAGCCCATTTTAACCAATCCGTTTCAGAGTAACCCTTGACCCGCTCATTACTCAGTCTATTTTTGTCCATCAAAGTTTAGCTCAACCCACCATTTGACACCCTTAATCCCATCCATCTCACCATATCCTTCTATGGTTCCTCTCTCTTCTCAGATCCTTCCTCCCAAAGGATATGTCTATTCAAAGAAGCTGCTTATTAGGTTGTGAATAAAAACATACACCCACACAGTACTCTTTTGTGTTTATCTTTTTATTCTTTTTCAAGTGTGTGTGACATGTTACCACTTATGAATCCTTTTTTTCTGAATGTtactttttgtttgtttttcgtCCTGCGAATGCTCCATCACCAGTGGAAGCACAGAATTCCCATGCTTTATGCTCCCAAGTGGTGACAAATCCCACTAGCTAGAGTATCAAGAAACAAACAGAAAATTTCAAAGATGTTGTGAAAACTTGTCAAGTACCATATTATGATGAttccataaaataaaaaaaataaaaaaatccttGATTGTGAAAAATGCCTAATACTTTCTGGGGCATTTTGTCTTTGGTAAGAGATATATGATCCCACTACCTATGGGTCATGAGGCACATGGAGACTAAAAGGGTCTCCTTCCCACAAAAGGCTAACACATCTcaacccaaaaagaaaaagagagaaaaggggtattgaaaagaaagaaaaaggagagAGCACACCATGCTCCCTGTCTTAATATGTAATTGTACTTCACTCTTTTTCTTTAGTTTTCCTCTTTGGAGAAGAATAAAGTAAGCTTTGAGTATTTTTCTTGTCCCTCTATTCTTTCCATTTTCCCTTTGTGGGTTGGGGGAAGGGCCAGGACGGAGCCCAATATTTTCGATATGTGTAACATAGTTATATATGTGAAAATTATCAAAGTTTTAATACCAATCTATACTTTTCCCGTTCCACATTACTTGAGACGATTCATAACATGAGGGTCAGTCTATCTAATTTTCGATATGAATTCAGACATAGAATTTtcaagttttaaaaataaaatttacttattttgaaaCTACGTAAAGAGTACTATATGTCACAAAAATTAACAATTTACATTATATAAAAGatatagtttgaaaaaaaaaaatcaaagtcaaATAAAAACTCCTTTGGCTGATCTCTAAATAATGACCGTCATATAAAATGGGACAAAAAGAGTAATATTTTGATACATAATTAAAAAGAATATAATGGATTCAACGATATAAAGTTCAAAAATTAAACAGAACTCATCAAGTTTAAATTATAGATTTGTTTCCGGAAGGGATGGAAAGAGAGAAGAGTAAGAGAACATATGAAGTCTCCAAGAAACAACACtttttatgaaaatgaaaatatcTATAAATTGATTTCTATGCAAGCTGTGACAAACTTTATAAACCTAAGAGACCTCACACAACTAAAGCTGGTCTGGATGTCTCTTTCTTTAGTTGGCTTATGTCCATTAAGCTTGCAAATTCAAAAAGGCTCTCTCTGCCTTGCTTGAACCTCAAATGCCCCATTTCCTCACAATTGACTACTAGTACTACTTCTACTAGCTAATGGAGGAAGTGGTCTACTATGATCCACTCTATTACAAGTTGTTTTCCTTTTTgaccttttcctttttttccaTATTCACGAACTATTAAGCGGAGCTAGCAAGTTATCTACGGGTTCTCTGCTGAATTCAATAGCTTCAGTCCGAATCttatatttatattaaaaaaattcattaaatatgtataaggATTAAATTCATTTCAATTGCTAATACTTGATGTCGCTGTCCTAGAATTTAAATATCAGAAAGTTCAAATCCTCGCTCCGCTTTCTATTTTAATTTGTCACTGGCCTGAACCACTAAAAATTGTGAACGTAAAAAGTGTCCTTACAGAGAAGAAACCAAATTTCAAAAAGTAGCTTGGCAAAGTGAACCTAATAATAAAGTAGGAAACAGTATTTATGTTTAACTGAAAATGCTATCGGTAGACATTCCAATGGCGACAAGGGGGCAATGGATTCATTAATACTGACTTAATAAGGTGGCAGTGGGATCCCCTAATTTGATGCATATATTTCTCGAGAAACAAAAGTCCCTTAAGATTTGAAGTAACCTAAACAATAAGCAAAGTGATATGACATTTTAACGGATTGACACAACACAATCATCTAATATGTGGTAGAATAGAGAAATTATTGATAGTTAAAGTTTTTTCGTTAAATGAGTTAATACGTGGCACTAGTCAAAATTAATCGAATTGGTAAATTTTGGATACCAAATGATTAAACCAAAGAGAAAAAGAACAGGGACAAGCTAGCTAAAGGAATAATCTCAATAACTAGATGGGTTCTATGGTGTAGGCCTCAAAAGATTCCTCAACAGTGCACTTTTCATAGCCTAATTTAATGTTTCACCAAAAGTAATTATTATCCCTAAGTTCCAAATTATCTCCGACTGACTTAAAGTGTTTTCAGAAATTTCTCTTGAAACTAAAAGAAGGATGCTTGTGATGATTATTTTGGAAAAATTGTGGTGCCAAATTAAAACGAAATTATCAGAAAATACTAAGAAGGATATGACTCTTTAACTAGTGGGTTCAAGATCATGTGGGCTAGTCCTCAAAGTAATACAATCACACATCACTGCCTTTTTTCCAGTGTGGAGAATTGGGCCTATAACGTCAGTGGCCCAGTACTATATAAAATCAAGGTCCATGTGCCAACGGAAAATAGGCCCGGAGAATCTGAAAATGTCACTGGGAGTGGATTCTCCAATATGACTTCCGCGTGCCAGCGAGGGAAGTTATTTTCCGAACTTTTAAGGAGAATGTATTCTTAGAAAAAGTAATTTTCCAATTAGTTTTGGTCGATCAAATATGAAAAAATTAGAAAGCATTTTCTCCTTCATACCAGTCTCGCCATTTGTGAGTGAAGACCATTATTTCAACTTGAAGAACTCTTAAAATCAGCTTTTCAAACTTCAAATTATcttttcaagttgaagttgaaatgtTTAAAACGTAAAACAAACAATTATACTTTTCAAATATTATTTATGGACAGACGGTGACCCAATGTTCAACATTTGAAGTGCATATAAATAGGTGACTATAACAAAATTCTCACACATATAATTCAAGTCAAAAGCATTGgatacatctttttttttttttttttttttgggtacacATTGTATACATCAGCATACATGCATTTGCCCCTTACAATACCAAAAATATTTTAACAAAATGAATAGTAAGTAAATTTTATTATCTCGTAGCCTATGAAATCAAGTACACAACATTATTGCACctcaaaataattttaaaaaaaatcataatgaAAAATAGCATTGTACAAACGATCCCGGCTAAGTCTTCTTTAGCTGATTTtgaaagcttgaccaaacatgctacataaatcTGGGCTAAAAGCTTCTTCCTGTGCACTTGGCAGAACTAAGAATAGTGAGTATAGCCATGGTAGTAAAACCAGCTAGAAGGATGCCACTGGCAATAATTCCCCCGTTATAAAACTTGTCCATCTTGTCCCTAAATTCTTTAAGTAGTTCAATTGCTAATTTTCTGTCTATTGATTCGTCTGCTAAATTTTTGATTGATTCGTCTGTTAAATTTTTGAGTTCAATACTGACGCCAAATCCTACGCCAACTCCACTTGCCAATATAAACGCTATCACCTGCCAATTTTGTTCAAAACAGCACATGTTATATTAAAAACTAATTAAGGAGAATGGAACGGATGAATATTAAAAGTATGTATTGAGTGACTCtgctctactttttttttttttttttaaactttataTAACAACATATTGTACTACTAGTATTAACTATCATCAAAGTCATTCGATAGATGTGCTGGTGGAAGGTAGCAGCCTAGCAAGTGATGACTAATACTAGGTTAAAAAAATTATTGACTCATTATTTCGTATGACTAATACTAGCTTACAAGTGTGCAGATCAAAATCTCATTTGCGTTTTTTACATCTAAATACTGTCAAGCAAGCTAAGGTAAATTTGGGCTTTTTGATCATGCTATAGCTTCGTAACCAACTCTCAGAATTTCTCTTAATTaaacaatttaatttaaaaatgaaAACGGGCATGGTAGAAATATGCGCCTTTGTATACAAATTTCAAGCGAAAGCCATGTACGCACGTTCATAGTTCATACTTGGTGTTTACATAGTATGTTATAAGTTACACCTTTAAAATTCACAATTGCAGTTAAATCTCTCTATAAAGGCGTTGTTTGTCCGGATATTTTTTAGTTGCTATTGCGAAATATTATTATAGAGAACATGTGATATAACACAACATGAAAaattggtttaaaaaaaaaaaaaagacttagcCATTAATTCAGGGGCGGATCTAGGGCATTGTGTTGGGGTTCACAAATTTGCCTAGACCTGATATTTATATTGAGAAATCTATTAAATATATAAGAAATATGTGTTGGTTACATAGTAATAAAGCAAGTTTTTGGTCTAGTTGTAGAAATGGAACCCTtaaagctgttacacctcggaaatttccccgtgaacgtacagtgaaaagttacagatttgcatttcggcccagtggtcgtaaaacaaaatacggcccgtaaagtgatttacggaccgtaaagtgccatcatcttccaactatcaaaacttcaactttctgtcaaatgttgaaatggtaaaatacgactcagaatacggaccgtaaattgaaatacggcccgtaaactgtgaccgtaaaccaccatgacttacagcaaacctttctgttcctgatatgcttaaatacggtcatgaaggacggaccgtaaaccagaatacggcccgtaaactgggtttacggccactgtacaccccgactactgttcacaaaaatcagatttttaagttaagtataaaggaccccaagctcattttatttcatttctcatctttccaattcaagaactctctagaatactccaaaacacttcatccataagaattcaagagaatcaaaggaaaaccaagatcaacaacacataatccatgaatcaaagtgtatgaaacccaagtaaagttcaccttcctcaaagaaaaccaaaggagaggagatagggttttggtgctagaggagaaactccactcaagacttgttcaaccatcatccaaggtaagtttcatgaccatttcatgttgtttaaggtattggaaggttaagatacccaaattgtagaaaagcatagcaaatgggtcataaatgagtgaatagtgccatgagtgaatggtagttgaattgaatcatgaatgttagtgtgttatgagtatgaatacgttataaatgacatgtaaaccatgagataagt
The nucleotide sequence above comes from Lycium barbarum isolate Lr01 chromosome 3, ASM1917538v2, whole genome shotgun sequence. Encoded proteins:
- the LOC132631311 gene encoding CASP-like protein 4D2 is translated as MDYNNFREALNFVSRATEKLVEAVNNLPDHLAILYVLAAAGFGVLYSMYQLLFALYHAVKGKRLIKGQLLPMLDFYGDKVIAFILASGVGVGFGVSIELKNLTDESIKNLADESIDRKLAIELLKEFRDKMDKFYNGGIIASGILLAGFTTMAILTILSSAKCTGRSF